The genomic stretch GGACAGTTGCCGGCGTTCCTGCTCAATGAATTTCTGTTCGAGGTTATTATTGGTCATCACCTCGAAATTGCTTTCGTGGTTGATCCTGAGCCGGGCCATCACAAAGGACTGGGCGGCGGGGTTCTTATTATCGCGGAGCAGCTGGGTATAGGCTTCCCATTGTTGCTGCAGGGTTTCTTCGGTGAGGGGAATGGCGGCGGCCATCTGTTCCGGGGCCTTGCCGGCAAACTGCTGCCTGATATTCTGCAGCATATTGAGTTTGCCTGTTGCAGTGGCAGTGCCGGCCTGTGCCGCAAAATTGCTGGCTGCGGGTGCGGCTTTGCTGGTAACAGTGGTGGTTGTCTGCTGGCTGGGGCTGGATCCGGCGCTACTGTTTCCGGTTGAAGGGGGCGCTGCAGTTGCCTGCTTTGCTGTTGCGGAGGCGCCGCTATTGCCGGCGGGGGCCGGTTCTTCAATCATCAGTCTGGCGCCGCCCTGCTGGGGAGTTGGTTTGGCAGCAGCTTTTTTAGCTGCCTGCGCTTCCATTACAGGCAATTGCCGGAAAGCTACCGGCCGCGCTGTTTCAACTACTTTTTTTTTACCAGCTTCCTCGCCGCCGGCCAGTTCAATGGCCTGCTGGAGATAGGCCAGCTTGATCAGGGCCAGTTCAATATGCAGGCGTTTGTTACGTGCCGCCTTGAAGTTGATCTCGGTTTCGTTGAGGATGTTGAGCGCACTGATCAGCCAGGCCGCAGGCACCTGTTTGGCCATGGCAATATAACGGTCTTTGAAGCTCTCCACTACCTGCAGCAGGTTGGCGATCTTCTCGTCCTTGCAGACCAGCAGGTTGCGGATGAATTCGGCAAAGCCGTTCAGGACCAGGTCGCCCTCAAAGCCTTTGCGGTCTATATCATCATAGAGCAGCATAGCACCGCCGAGGTCCTGGCGCATCATGCAGTCCATCAGTTTGAAATAATAATCGGCATCCAGGATATTCAGGTGTTCCAGCGTATTATGGTAGCTGACGGTGCCATTGGTAAAGCTCACGATCTTATCCATGATGCTGAGTGCATCCCGCATGCAGCCTTCGCTTTTCTGGGCAATGAGGTGCAGGGCGGCTTTTTCAGCATCCACGCTTTCCTTCTGGCAGATAGCTTCCAGGTGTTCTACTGTATCATTGGTAGTGATGCGTTTGAAATCGAAGATCTGGCAACGGCTCAGGATGGTGGGCAGGATCTTGTGCTTTTCGGTAGTAGCCAGGATGAAAATAGCGTAGGAAGGGGGTTCTTCCAGTGTTTTCAGGAAGGCGTTGAAGGCCGAAGAGCTGAGCATATGCACCTCATCAATGATATATACTTTGTACGCACCGGCCTGGGGGGCAAAGCGGACCTGCTCCACCAGGGTGCGGATATCATCTACCGAGTTGTTGCTGGCAGCATCCAGCTCATGGATATTCAGGGAGGTCCCTTCGTTAAAGGAAACACAGGAGTGGCACTTGTTACAGGCTTCTCCATCACTGCCGGCATTTTCACAATTGATCGTCTTGGCCAGGATCCGGGCACAGGTGGTTTTGCCCACGCCGCGGGGGCCGCAGAACAGGAAGGCATGCGCCAGGTGCTGGTTCCTGATCGCATTCTTAAGGGTAGTGGTAATATGCCCCTGGCCCACAACGGTGTCAAAGGTCTGGGGCCTGTACTTTCTTGCCGAAACGATAAACTTGTCCATTATGGCTGCAATTTAAGAAACCCGGCCCGAACCGCGCAGCCCTAAATCTGCGGGTGTGAATAATTTGGTAATTCGCTTACTTTTGCCGGATGACGAAAGCGATCCTTAAGAGAAAGATCAGCCACCGGGTGATGAACGGCCATCCCTGGATCTTTGCAAATGAAGTGAATACAGTGGATGGAGAAGTGAAGCCCGGCGATATTGTGGAAGTGGTGACCCATGACAGGAAGTTTGTTGGAAAGGGGTATATCAACCCCCAGTCGCAGATACTGGTGCGCCTGCTCACCCGCAATAAGCAGGAAGTGATTGATGAGGAATTCTTCTACCGCCGCCTGCTCCAGGCCTGGCAGTACCGCCAGCAGCTGGGTTATGTGGAGAACTGCCGCCTGGTCTTTGGTGAGGCTGATTACCTGCCCCAGCTTATTATTGACAAGTTCAATGATTATTTCGTGATCCAGACCCTGGCCCTCGGCATCGATGTCTGGAAGCCGGCCATTGTAAAAGCCCTGGAAAAGATCTTCCAGCCTAAAGGCATCTATGAGCGCAATGATGTGCCGGTCCGGGAACTGGAAGGACTGCCGCAGGTAAAAGGATTTTTATCGGCCCCCTTTGATACAAAGATCAGCATCAATGAAAATGGCCTGAAATTCCTGGTGGATATTGAGAACGGTCAGAAGACCGGTTATTTCCTGGACCAGCAGGATAACCGCCGCGCCATACAGCATATTGTAAAAGACGCCGATGTGCTGGGCGCCTTTACCTATACCGGCACTTTTGAGATCCATGCCGCCTGTTATGGCGCAAAGTCCGTACTGGGACTGGATATTTCCGCCAATGCCGTGGCGCAGGCCAATGTCAATGCAGCGCTCAACGGGGTGGGCGATATCTGCAAATTCCAGGAAGAAAACGCCTTTGACGTGTTGAAGCAATGGGGAAAGGATGGCCGCCAATATGATGTGGTGATGCTGGACCCGCCTTCTTTTACCAAGACCCGCGACAATATACAAAAAGCCATTACCGGCTATAAGGAGATCAACCTGCGGGGCATGAAGCTGGTGAAACCGGGTGGTTTCCTGGTCACTTCCAGCTGTACCAACCTGATCCAGCCCGAGCAGTTCCTGGAGATCATCCAGATGGCGGCCAGGGATGCACGCCGCAATATCCGCCAGGTCACTTTCCAGGCACAAGCTGCCGATCACCCAATTATCTGGGGCTGGGACAATACACAATACCTGAAATTTCTGATTATCCAGTTACTTTGATACCTGGAATTTACCGGAGTCGATGAGCCTGCCGCCCTTATCCCTTAACTGGAAGATATAAACACCGCGGAAGAAGTCAGCCAGGTTTACCACTG from Candidatus Pseudobacter hemicellulosilyticus encodes the following:
- a CDS encoding class I SAM-dependent rRNA methyltransferase gives rise to the protein MTKAILKRKISHRVMNGHPWIFANEVNTVDGEVKPGDIVEVVTHDRKFVGKGYINPQSQILVRLLTRNKQEVIDEEFFYRRLLQAWQYRQQLGYVENCRLVFGEADYLPQLIIDKFNDYFVIQTLALGIDVWKPAIVKALEKIFQPKGIYERNDVPVRELEGLPQVKGFLSAPFDTKISINENGLKFLVDIENGQKTGYFLDQQDNRRAIQHIVKDADVLGAFTYTGTFEIHAACYGAKSVLGLDISANAVAQANVNAALNGVGDICKFQEENAFDVLKQWGKDGRQYDVVMLDPPSFTKTRDNIQKAITGYKEINLRGMKLVKPGGFLVTSSCTNLIQPEQFLEIIQMAARDARRNIRQVTFQAQAADHPIIWGWDNTQYLKFLIIQLL
- a CDS encoding DNA polymerase III subunit gamma/tau, with the translated sequence MDKFIVSARKYRPQTFDTVVGQGHITTTLKNAIRNQHLAHAFLFCGPRGVGKTTCARILAKTINCENAGSDGEACNKCHSCVSFNEGTSLNIHELDAASNNSVDDIRTLVEQVRFAPQAGAYKVYIIDEVHMLSSSAFNAFLKTLEEPPSYAIFILATTEKHKILPTILSRCQIFDFKRITTNDTVEHLEAICQKESVDAEKAALHLIAQKSEGCMRDALSIMDKIVSFTNGTVSYHNTLEHLNILDADYYFKLMDCMMRQDLGGAMLLYDDIDRKGFEGDLVLNGFAEFIRNLLVCKDEKIANLLQVVESFKDRYIAMAKQVPAAWLISALNILNETEINFKAARNKRLHIELALIKLAYLQQAIELAGGEEAGKKKVVETARPVAFRQLPVMEAQAAKKAAAKPTPQQGGARLMIEEPAPAGNSGASATAKQATAAPPSTGNSSAGSSPSQQTTTTVTSKAAPAASNFAAQAGTATATGKLNMLQNIRQQFAGKAPEQMAAAIPLTEETLQQQWEAYTQLLRDNKNPAAQSFVMARLRINHESNFEVMTNNNLEQKFIEQERRQLSEFLVNAFNNRQLLFTIEVDGTVVFEHETAEPTLNSRQQYHAIVEQYPLVKELREKLRLELDF